From Nicotiana tabacum cultivar K326 chromosome 15, ASM71507v2, whole genome shotgun sequence, the proteins below share one genomic window:
- the LOC107826134 gene encoding protein BZR1 homolog 1, protein MMWEAGGGSTASSSAAGSGDGIGGAGVGLPESGSNCGRRKPSWRERENNRRRERRRRAMAAKIYTGLRAQGNYNLPKNCDNNEVLKALCAEAGWIVEPDGTTYPKGCRPTPMEIGGTSANITPSASRNPSPPSSHFASPIPSYQPSPTSSSFPSPSRANANISSYPFAFLHNVIPSSLPPLRISNSAPVTPPLSSPTRHPKQTFNLETLAKESMSALNFPFFAASAPASPTRGQRFTPPTIPECDESDTSTIDSGQWINFQTYATNVPASPTFNLVKPVAQPLCSNDIITEKGKSIEFDFENVSVKAWEGERIHDVGFDDLELTLGSGSARV, encoded by the exons ATGATGTGGGAAGCTGGAGGAGGATCAACAGCTTCTTCCTCCGCAGCCGGTAGCGGTGATGGAATTGGTGGTGCCGGAGTTGGTTTACCGGAAAGTGGTAGTAATTGTGGGAGGAGGAAGCCTTCttggagagagagagaaaataacaggagaagagagagaagaagaagagcaaTGGCTGCCAAGATTTATACAGGCTTAAGAGCTCAAGGGAATTATAATCTTCCTAAAAACTGTGATAATAATGAAGTTCTTAAAGCCCTTTGTGCTGAAGCTGGTTGGATTGTTGAACCTGATGGTACCACTTATCCCAAG GGGTGCAGGCCAACCCCAATGGAGATCGGAGGCACTTCAGCAAACATCACGCCAAGTGCTTCACGGAATCCAAGTCCGCCATCATCACACTTTGCTAGCCCAATTCCATCTTATCAGCCGAGTCCAACCTCCTCTTCTTTCCCCAGTCCATCGCGTGCTAATGCTAACATATCATCATACCCATTCGCATTTCTTCATAATGTCATTCCTTCATCACTTCCTCCATTACGAATATCAAACAGTGCCCCTGTAACGCCACCTCTTTCATCACCAACTAGGCATCCTAAGCAAACATTCAATTTGGAGACTTTGGCCAAAGAATCAATGTCTGCTTTAAATTTCCCTTTCTTTGCTGCTTCAGCCCCAGCAAGCCCAACTCGGGGTCAGCGTTTTACTCCTCCCACTATACCTGAGTGTGACGAATCTGACACATCCACCATTGACTCAGGCCAGTGGATCAACTTCCAAACGTATGCTACCAATGTTCCAGCTTCTCCAACTTTTAATCTTGTAAAACCTGTGGCGCAGCCACTCTGTTCTAATGATATCATCACGGAGAAGGGTAAGAGCATAGAATTTGATTTCGAAAATGTGTCGGTCAAGGCATGGGAAGGGGAAAGGATTCACGATGTAGGATTCGATGATCTGGAACTCACGCTTGGAAGTGGCAGTGCTCGCGTATGA